A genomic segment from Canis aureus isolate CA01 chromosome 4, VMU_Caureus_v.1.0, whole genome shotgun sequence encodes:
- the GRK6 gene encoding G protein-coupled receptor kinase 6 isoform X4: protein MLQFPHISQCEELRLSLERDYHSLCERQPIGRLLFREFCATRPELTRCIAFLDGVAEYEVTPDEKRKACGRQLMQNFLSHTGPDLIPEVPRQLVTNCSQRLEQGPCKDLFQELSRLTHEYLSMAPFADYLDSIYFNRFLQWKWLERQPVTKNTFRQYRVLGKGGFGEVCACQVRATGKMYACKKLEKKRIKKRKGEAMALNEKQILEKVNSRFVVSLAYAYETKDALCLVLTLMNGGDLKFHIYHMGQAGFPEPRAVFYAAEICCGLEDLHRERIVYRDLKPENILLDDHGHIRISDLGLAVHVPEGQTIKGRVGTVGYMAPEVVKNERYTFSPDWWALGCLLYEMIAGQSPFQQRKKKIKREEVERLVKEVPEEYSERFSPQARSLCSQLLCKDPAERLGCRGGGAREVKEHPLFKKLNFKRLGAGMLEPPFKPDPQAIYCKDVLDIEQFSTVKGVELEPTDQDFYQKFATGSVPIPWQNEMVETECFQELNVFGLDGSVPPDLDWKGQPPAPPKKGLLQRLFSRQRIAVETAATVRKSSPPASSSPPASSPQPEALTGGWR from the exons ATGCTGCAGTTCCCCCACATCAGCCAGTGTGAAGAGCTGCGGCTCAGCCTCG AACGTGACTACCATAGCCTGTGTGAGCGGCAGCCCATTGGGCGCCTGCTGTTCCGAGAGTTCTGTGCAACAAGGCCTGAGCTGACCCGCTGCATTGCCTTCCTGGATGGAGTG GCTGAGTATGAAGTGACCCCTGATGAGAAGCGGAAGGCCTGCGGGCGACAGCTAATGCAGAATTTTCTGAGCCACACG GGTCCTGACCTCATTCCTGAGGTCCCCCGGCAGCTGGTGACTAATTGCTCCCAGCGGCTGGAGCAGGGGCCCTGCAAAGACCTCTTCCAGGAGCTCAGCCG GCTGACCCATGAGTACCTGAGCATGGCTCCTTTTGCCGACTACCTCGACAGCATCTACTTCAACCGTTTCCTACAGTGGAAGTGGCTGGAAAG GCAGCCAGTGACCAAAAACACCTTCAGGCAGTACCGAGTCCTGGGCAAAGGTGGCTTTGGTGAG GTGTGTGCCTGCCAGGTGCGGGCAACAGGCAAGATGTACGCTTGCAAGAAGCTGGAAAAGAAGCGGATCAAGAAGCGGAAAGGGGAGGCCATGGCACTCAATGAAAAACAGATCCTGGAGAAAGTGAACAGTAGGTTTGTA GTGAGCTTGGCCTATGCCTATGAGACCAAGGATGCGCTGTGCCTGGTGCTGACGCTAATGAATGGAGGCGACCTCAAGTTCCACATCTACCACATGGGCCAGGCCGGCTTCCCCGAGCCTCGAGCTGTCTTCTATGCCGCGGAGATCTGCTGTGGCTTGGAGGACCTACACCGGGAACGCATCGTGTACAG ggacctgaaGCCAGAGAACATCCTACTGGATGACCATG GTCACATCCGAATCTCTGACCTGGGGCTGGCTGTGCATGTGCCAGAGGGCCAGACCATCAAGGGTCGTGTGGGCACTGTAGGCTACATGG CTCCGGAGGTGGTGAAGAACGAACGGTACACATTTAGCCCAGACTGGTGGGCGCTAGGCTGCCTCCTGTATGAGATGATCGCAGGGCAGTCACCCTTCcagcagaggaaaaagaaaatcaagcgAGAGGAGGTGGAGCGGCTGGTGAAGGAGGTGCCTGAGGAATACTCGGAACGCTTTTCCCCACAGGCCCGCTCACTCTGCTCCCAG CTCCTGTGCAAGGATCCTGCTGAGCGCCTAGGGTGTCGTGGAGGTGGTGCCCGTGAGGTGAAGGAACACCCCCTCTTCAAGAAGCTGAACTTCAAGCGGCTGGGAGCCGGCATGCTGGAGCCACCATTCAAGCCCGAC CCCCAGGCCATTTACTGCAAGGATGTTCTGGACATTGAACAGTTTTCCACAGTTAAGGGTGTGGAGCTGGAACCCACTGACCAGGACTTCTACCAGAAGTTTGCCACGGGCAGTGTGCCCATCCCCTGGCAGAATGAG ATGGTGGAGACCGAGTGCTTCCAGGAGCTGAATGTCTTTGGGCTAGATGGCTCAGTTCCCCCAGACCTGGACTGGAAGGGTCAGCCACCTGCACCCCCTAAGAAGGGACTGCTGCAGAGGCTCTTCAGCCGCCAG AGGATTGCTGTGGAAACTGCAGCGACAGTGAGGAagagctccccacccgcctcgagctccccacccgcctctagCCCCCAGCCTGAGGCCCTCACCGGTGGTTGGCGGTAG
- the GRK6 gene encoding G protein-coupled receptor kinase 6 isoform X2 — translation MELENIVANTVLLKAREGGGGNRKGKSKKWRQMLQFPHISQCEELRLSLERDYHSLCERQPIGRLLFREFCATRPELTRCIAFLDGVAEYEVTPDEKRKACGRQLMQNFLSHTGPDLIPEVPRQLVTNCSQRLEQGPCKDLFQELSRLTHEYLSMAPFADYLDSIYFNRFLQWKWLERQPVTKNTFRQYRVLGKGGFGEVCACQVRATGKMYACKKLEKKRIKKRKGEAMALNEKQILEKVNSRFVVSLAYAYETKDALCLVLTLMNGGDLKFHIYHMGQAGFPEPRAVFYAAEICCGLEDLHRERIVYRDLKPENILLDDHGHIRISDLGLAVHVPEGQTIKGRVGTVGYMAPEVVKNERYTFSPDWWALGCLLYEMIAGQSPFQQRKKKIKREEVERLVKEVPEEYSERFSPQARSLCSQLLCKDPAERLGCRGGGAREVKEHPLFKKLNFKRLGAGMLEPPFKPDPQAIYCKDVLDIEQFSTVKGVELEPTDQDFYQKFATGSVPIPWQNEMVETECFQELNVFGLDGSVPPDLDWKGQPPAPPKKGLLQRLFSRQDCCGNCSDSEEELPTRLELPTRL, via the exons ATGGAGCTCGAGAACATCGTAGCGAACACGGTGCTACTCAAGGCCCGGGAAG GTGGTGGTGGGAATCGCAAAGGCAAAAGCAAGAAATGGCGACAGATGCTGCAGTTCCCCCACATCAGCCAGTGTGAAGAGCTGCGGCTCAGCCTCG AACGTGACTACCATAGCCTGTGTGAGCGGCAGCCCATTGGGCGCCTGCTGTTCCGAGAGTTCTGTGCAACAAGGCCTGAGCTGACCCGCTGCATTGCCTTCCTGGATGGAGTG GCTGAGTATGAAGTGACCCCTGATGAGAAGCGGAAGGCCTGCGGGCGACAGCTAATGCAGAATTTTCTGAGCCACACG GGTCCTGACCTCATTCCTGAGGTCCCCCGGCAGCTGGTGACTAATTGCTCCCAGCGGCTGGAGCAGGGGCCCTGCAAAGACCTCTTCCAGGAGCTCAGCCG GCTGACCCATGAGTACCTGAGCATGGCTCCTTTTGCCGACTACCTCGACAGCATCTACTTCAACCGTTTCCTACAGTGGAAGTGGCTGGAAAG GCAGCCAGTGACCAAAAACACCTTCAGGCAGTACCGAGTCCTGGGCAAAGGTGGCTTTGGTGAG GTGTGTGCCTGCCAGGTGCGGGCAACAGGCAAGATGTACGCTTGCAAGAAGCTGGAAAAGAAGCGGATCAAGAAGCGGAAAGGGGAGGCCATGGCACTCAATGAAAAACAGATCCTGGAGAAAGTGAACAGTAGGTTTGTA GTGAGCTTGGCCTATGCCTATGAGACCAAGGATGCGCTGTGCCTGGTGCTGACGCTAATGAATGGAGGCGACCTCAAGTTCCACATCTACCACATGGGCCAGGCCGGCTTCCCCGAGCCTCGAGCTGTCTTCTATGCCGCGGAGATCTGCTGTGGCTTGGAGGACCTACACCGGGAACGCATCGTGTACAG ggacctgaaGCCAGAGAACATCCTACTGGATGACCATG GTCACATCCGAATCTCTGACCTGGGGCTGGCTGTGCATGTGCCAGAGGGCCAGACCATCAAGGGTCGTGTGGGCACTGTAGGCTACATGG CTCCGGAGGTGGTGAAGAACGAACGGTACACATTTAGCCCAGACTGGTGGGCGCTAGGCTGCCTCCTGTATGAGATGATCGCAGGGCAGTCACCCTTCcagcagaggaaaaagaaaatcaagcgAGAGGAGGTGGAGCGGCTGGTGAAGGAGGTGCCTGAGGAATACTCGGAACGCTTTTCCCCACAGGCCCGCTCACTCTGCTCCCAG CTCCTGTGCAAGGATCCTGCTGAGCGCCTAGGGTGTCGTGGAGGTGGTGCCCGTGAGGTGAAGGAACACCCCCTCTTCAAGAAGCTGAACTTCAAGCGGCTGGGAGCCGGCATGCTGGAGCCACCATTCAAGCCCGAC CCCCAGGCCATTTACTGCAAGGATGTTCTGGACATTGAACAGTTTTCCACAGTTAAGGGTGTGGAGCTGGAACCCACTGACCAGGACTTCTACCAGAAGTTTGCCACGGGCAGTGTGCCCATCCCCTGGCAGAATGAG ATGGTGGAGACCGAGTGCTTCCAGGAGCTGAATGTCTTTGGGCTAGATGGCTCAGTTCCCCCAGACCTGGACTGGAAGGGTCAGCCACCTGCACCCCCTAAGAAGGGACTGCTGCAGAGGCTCTTCAGCCGCCAG GATTGCTGTGGAAACTGCAGCGACAGTGAGGAagagctccccacccgcctcgagctccccacccgcctctag
- the GRK6 gene encoding G protein-coupled receptor kinase 6 isoform X1 — translation MPRESVACPTCLGPRPWRPDWIRAKLLQDKGGGGNRKGKSKKWRQMLQFPHISQCEELRLSLERDYHSLCERQPIGRLLFREFCATRPELTRCIAFLDGVAEYEVTPDEKRKACGRQLMQNFLSHTGPDLIPEVPRQLVTNCSQRLEQGPCKDLFQELSRLTHEYLSMAPFADYLDSIYFNRFLQWKWLERQPVTKNTFRQYRVLGKGGFGEVCACQVRATGKMYACKKLEKKRIKKRKGEAMALNEKQILEKVNSRFVVSLAYAYETKDALCLVLTLMNGGDLKFHIYHMGQAGFPEPRAVFYAAEICCGLEDLHRERIVYRDLKPENILLDDHGHIRISDLGLAVHVPEGQTIKGRVGTVGYMAPEVVKNERYTFSPDWWALGCLLYEMIAGQSPFQQRKKKIKREEVERLVKEVPEEYSERFSPQARSLCSQLLCKDPAERLGCRGGGAREVKEHPLFKKLNFKRLGAGMLEPPFKPDPQAIYCKDVLDIEQFSTVKGVELEPTDQDFYQKFATGSVPIPWQNEMVETECFQELNVFGLDGSVPPDLDWKGQPPAPPKKGLLQRLFSRQDCCGNCSDSEEELPTRLELPTRL, via the exons ATGCCCCGAGAAAGCGTAGCCTGCCCCACGTGCCTCGGGCCCAGACCCTGGCGCCCAGACTGGATCCGCGCAAAGTTGCTGCAGGATAAAG GTGGTGGTGGGAATCGCAAAGGCAAAAGCAAGAAATGGCGACAGATGCTGCAGTTCCCCCACATCAGCCAGTGTGAAGAGCTGCGGCTCAGCCTCG AACGTGACTACCATAGCCTGTGTGAGCGGCAGCCCATTGGGCGCCTGCTGTTCCGAGAGTTCTGTGCAACAAGGCCTGAGCTGACCCGCTGCATTGCCTTCCTGGATGGAGTG GCTGAGTATGAAGTGACCCCTGATGAGAAGCGGAAGGCCTGCGGGCGACAGCTAATGCAGAATTTTCTGAGCCACACG GGTCCTGACCTCATTCCTGAGGTCCCCCGGCAGCTGGTGACTAATTGCTCCCAGCGGCTGGAGCAGGGGCCCTGCAAAGACCTCTTCCAGGAGCTCAGCCG GCTGACCCATGAGTACCTGAGCATGGCTCCTTTTGCCGACTACCTCGACAGCATCTACTTCAACCGTTTCCTACAGTGGAAGTGGCTGGAAAG GCAGCCAGTGACCAAAAACACCTTCAGGCAGTACCGAGTCCTGGGCAAAGGTGGCTTTGGTGAG GTGTGTGCCTGCCAGGTGCGGGCAACAGGCAAGATGTACGCTTGCAAGAAGCTGGAAAAGAAGCGGATCAAGAAGCGGAAAGGGGAGGCCATGGCACTCAATGAAAAACAGATCCTGGAGAAAGTGAACAGTAGGTTTGTA GTGAGCTTGGCCTATGCCTATGAGACCAAGGATGCGCTGTGCCTGGTGCTGACGCTAATGAATGGAGGCGACCTCAAGTTCCACATCTACCACATGGGCCAGGCCGGCTTCCCCGAGCCTCGAGCTGTCTTCTATGCCGCGGAGATCTGCTGTGGCTTGGAGGACCTACACCGGGAACGCATCGTGTACAG ggacctgaaGCCAGAGAACATCCTACTGGATGACCATG GTCACATCCGAATCTCTGACCTGGGGCTGGCTGTGCATGTGCCAGAGGGCCAGACCATCAAGGGTCGTGTGGGCACTGTAGGCTACATGG CTCCGGAGGTGGTGAAGAACGAACGGTACACATTTAGCCCAGACTGGTGGGCGCTAGGCTGCCTCCTGTATGAGATGATCGCAGGGCAGTCACCCTTCcagcagaggaaaaagaaaatcaagcgAGAGGAGGTGGAGCGGCTGGTGAAGGAGGTGCCTGAGGAATACTCGGAACGCTTTTCCCCACAGGCCCGCTCACTCTGCTCCCAG CTCCTGTGCAAGGATCCTGCTGAGCGCCTAGGGTGTCGTGGAGGTGGTGCCCGTGAGGTGAAGGAACACCCCCTCTTCAAGAAGCTGAACTTCAAGCGGCTGGGAGCCGGCATGCTGGAGCCACCATTCAAGCCCGAC CCCCAGGCCATTTACTGCAAGGATGTTCTGGACATTGAACAGTTTTCCACAGTTAAGGGTGTGGAGCTGGAACCCACTGACCAGGACTTCTACCAGAAGTTTGCCACGGGCAGTGTGCCCATCCCCTGGCAGAATGAG ATGGTGGAGACCGAGTGCTTCCAGGAGCTGAATGTCTTTGGGCTAGATGGCTCAGTTCCCCCAGACCTGGACTGGAAGGGTCAGCCACCTGCACCCCCTAAGAAGGGACTGCTGCAGAGGCTCTTCAGCCGCCAG GATTGCTGTGGAAACTGCAGCGACAGTGAGGAagagctccccacccgcctcgagctccccacccgcctctag
- the GRK6 gene encoding G protein-coupled receptor kinase 6 isoform X3, which yields MPRESVACPTCLGPRPWRPDWIRAKLLQDKGGGGNRKGKSKKWRQMLQFPHISQCEELRLSLERDYHSLCERQPIGRLLFREFCATRPELTRCIAFLDGVAEYEVTPDEKRKACGRQLMQNFLSHTGPDLIPEVPRQLVTNCSQRLEQGPCKDLFQELSRLTHEYLSMAPFADYLDSIYFNRFLQWKWLERQPVTKNTFRQYRVLGKGGFGEVCACQVRATGKMYACKKLEKKRIKKRKGEAMALNEKQILEKVNSRFVVSLAYAYETKDALCLVLTLMNGGDLKFHIYHMGQAGFPEPRAVFYAAEICCGLEDLHRERIVYRDLKPENILLDDHGHIRISDLGLAVHVPEGQTIKGRVGTVGYMAPEVVKNERYTFSPDWWALGCLLYEMIAGQSPFQQRKKKIKREEVERLVKEVPEEYSERFSPQARSLCSQLLCKDPAERLGCRGGGAREVKEHPLFKKLNFKRLGAGMLEPPFKPDPQAIYCKDVLDIEQFSTVKGVELEPTDQDFYQKFATGSVPIPWQNEMVETECFQELNVFGLDGSVPPDLDWKGQPPAPPKKGLLQRLFSRQR from the exons ATGCCCCGAGAAAGCGTAGCCTGCCCCACGTGCCTCGGGCCCAGACCCTGGCGCCCAGACTGGATCCGCGCAAAGTTGCTGCAGGATAAAG GTGGTGGTGGGAATCGCAAAGGCAAAAGCAAGAAATGGCGACAGATGCTGCAGTTCCCCCACATCAGCCAGTGTGAAGAGCTGCGGCTCAGCCTCG AACGTGACTACCATAGCCTGTGTGAGCGGCAGCCCATTGGGCGCCTGCTGTTCCGAGAGTTCTGTGCAACAAGGCCTGAGCTGACCCGCTGCATTGCCTTCCTGGATGGAGTG GCTGAGTATGAAGTGACCCCTGATGAGAAGCGGAAGGCCTGCGGGCGACAGCTAATGCAGAATTTTCTGAGCCACACG GGTCCTGACCTCATTCCTGAGGTCCCCCGGCAGCTGGTGACTAATTGCTCCCAGCGGCTGGAGCAGGGGCCCTGCAAAGACCTCTTCCAGGAGCTCAGCCG GCTGACCCATGAGTACCTGAGCATGGCTCCTTTTGCCGACTACCTCGACAGCATCTACTTCAACCGTTTCCTACAGTGGAAGTGGCTGGAAAG GCAGCCAGTGACCAAAAACACCTTCAGGCAGTACCGAGTCCTGGGCAAAGGTGGCTTTGGTGAG GTGTGTGCCTGCCAGGTGCGGGCAACAGGCAAGATGTACGCTTGCAAGAAGCTGGAAAAGAAGCGGATCAAGAAGCGGAAAGGGGAGGCCATGGCACTCAATGAAAAACAGATCCTGGAGAAAGTGAACAGTAGGTTTGTA GTGAGCTTGGCCTATGCCTATGAGACCAAGGATGCGCTGTGCCTGGTGCTGACGCTAATGAATGGAGGCGACCTCAAGTTCCACATCTACCACATGGGCCAGGCCGGCTTCCCCGAGCCTCGAGCTGTCTTCTATGCCGCGGAGATCTGCTGTGGCTTGGAGGACCTACACCGGGAACGCATCGTGTACAG ggacctgaaGCCAGAGAACATCCTACTGGATGACCATG GTCACATCCGAATCTCTGACCTGGGGCTGGCTGTGCATGTGCCAGAGGGCCAGACCATCAAGGGTCGTGTGGGCACTGTAGGCTACATGG CTCCGGAGGTGGTGAAGAACGAACGGTACACATTTAGCCCAGACTGGTGGGCGCTAGGCTGCCTCCTGTATGAGATGATCGCAGGGCAGTCACCCTTCcagcagaggaaaaagaaaatcaagcgAGAGGAGGTGGAGCGGCTGGTGAAGGAGGTGCCTGAGGAATACTCGGAACGCTTTTCCCCACAGGCCCGCTCACTCTGCTCCCAG CTCCTGTGCAAGGATCCTGCTGAGCGCCTAGGGTGTCGTGGAGGTGGTGCCCGTGAGGTGAAGGAACACCCCCTCTTCAAGAAGCTGAACTTCAAGCGGCTGGGAGCCGGCATGCTGGAGCCACCATTCAAGCCCGAC CCCCAGGCCATTTACTGCAAGGATGTTCTGGACATTGAACAGTTTTCCACAGTTAAGGGTGTGGAGCTGGAACCCACTGACCAGGACTTCTACCAGAAGTTTGCCACGGGCAGTGTGCCCATCCCCTGGCAGAATGAG ATGGTGGAGACCGAGTGCTTCCAGGAGCTGAATGTCTTTGGGCTAGATGGCTCAGTTCCCCCAGACCTGGACTGGAAGGGTCAGCCACCTGCACCCCCTAAGAAGGGACTGCTGCAGAGGCTCTTCAGCCGCCAG aggTGA